A stretch of Tripterygium wilfordii isolate XIE 37 chromosome 11, ASM1340144v1, whole genome shotgun sequence DNA encodes these proteins:
- the LOC120008617 gene encoding uncharacterized protein LOC120008617, which yields MLGRTRMTSRVSIYEKVDIYDVRDELSRMQSEHGDSLKEDVLLPRVMKTEFQSHTLPRLISLWAKESPQLSPEFSKKYGLIGSLLRVDTPVTLLQAAISYWDPAYRCFTFGQIDFSPTIEEYAQLLQLEPHNTKMYYFQENMSAKKIIAKMLGYESENVKRMGSFKGSKWCFPIEELIKYVEGKPKTTLRQSALALAIYGAILFPCIQGYVEGRVIKLFNQVDRGVNPVPAIICETIRSLNFCRRNIKARFNGCSALLRIWLVSHIKYCRELDFPKIGFKDHTRPERRPILEFTEAKWKPGHPNIGEWEKILQSLDVRSVEGKAPWFLPDTFLYRCGDFPWVPLLGPWGAVSQAPALVFRQIGSNPCIPATHGLLDLNFSYDDGEDLELIVPRVRKILQAWKNLKITNQGKHTSDGTLIYFKLHEKRGKTISEDHIQGGNTHKERARVPQNIAGENELRFQGNKHTGHRRKGPDTEEVEDLTVKKIQNLEEALLRMTQEAESYKRKYELTQEELSQAKIQEMEEMKELERVSKKRKQLEQNNIQMQFELQRIERANVTMEVAMRRTNEEIKRLRALHQELLNHSRTEMVRLADENEALLDGLVENREARSTLTRQIGIAMCQVTKLSAWAIAFEEEAAKLSQTEVLQGPEFGKVLQFLANLRKDLEIIGVLQHGGFPN from the exons ATGCTTGGAAGAACTAG gATGACGTCAAGAGTGTCCATATATGAAAAGGTGGACATCTATGacgtaagagatgagttgagcagaatgcaatccgagcatggagatagtttgaaagaggaTGTCTTATTACCAAGGGTAATGAAGACAGAATTTCAGAGTCACACATTGCCACGTCTGATAAGTTTATGGGCAAAGGAAAGTCCGCAGTTAAGCCCggagttctcaaaaaaatatggtctcatagggagtctgctaagggtcgatacaccagtgacattgcttcaagcagctatttcatattgggatccggcatataggtgcttcacatttgggcaaatagatttctcacccacaattgaggaatatgctcagttactacaattggagcctcataatacaaaaatgtattacttccaggaaaacatgtcagctaaaaaaattattgccaagaTGTTGGGATATGAGAGTGAGAATGTCAAGAGGATGGGTTCATTCAAAGGGAGCAAGTGGTGCTTTCCAATTGAGGAATTGATAAAATATGTGGAGGGAAAGCCGAAGACAACATTGAGACAGTCAGCATTGGCGCTTGCAATATACGGAGctatattatttccttgcattcaaggatatgtggaagggagagtgatcaagctttttaatcaggtagatcgcggtgtgaacccagttcctgcaataatatgtgaaacgattcgttctctcaacttttgtcgtcgcaatataaaagcaaggttcaatggatgttCAGCTTTGCTCAGAATCTGGTTAGTAAGTCACATTAAATACTGTAGggagcttgattttccaaagattggctttaagGATCACACGCGGCCAGAAAGAAGACCGATATTGGAGTTCACAGAGGCAAAGTGGAAACCTGGCCACCCGAATATTGGAGAAtgggaaaagatcttgcaatccctggatgttcgcagtgtagaaggaaaagcaccttggtttttgcctgacacatttctatataggtgtggagattttccttgggtccctcttttaggcccgtggggagctgtcagtcaagcaccagcattagtatttaggcaaatagggtctaatccttgtattccagcaacacatgggttgttagatcttaatttttcttatgatgatggagaagatttgGAGTTGATTGTACCTAGGGTACGAAAGATACTTCAAGCATGGAAAAATCTCAAGATTACGAATCAAGGCAAACACACATCAGATGGTACCCTAATTTACTTTAAATTGCATGAGAAGAGGGGCAAAACTATTTCTGAAGATCATATCCAAGGAGGAAATACCCATAAGGAAAGAGCAAGGGTACCTCAGAATATAGCAGGGGAAAATGAATTGAGGTTTCAAGGAAATAAACATACGGGTCACAGAAGGAAAGGGCCTGACACTGAAGAAGTCGAGGACTTAACTGTGAAAAAGATTCAGAATTTAGAAGAAGCGTTACTGAGGATGACTCAAGAAGCCGAAAGCTATAAAAGGAAGTATGAGCTAACACAAGAAgagctctctcaagcaaagatacaagagatggaggaaatgaaagaactagaaagggtgagtaagaagaggaagcagTTGGAACAAAACAACATACAAATGCAATTTGAACTCCAAAGAATTGAGCGAGCAAATGTCACAATGGAAGTAGCCATGAGAAGAACgaatgaagaaattaagcgGCTAAGAGCGTTACATCAAGAGTTGCTAAACCATAGCCGGACTGAGATGGTCAGGCTAGCAGATGAGAATGAGGCATTACTTGATGGACTTGTAGAGAATCGTGAGGCACGGTCTACGCTTACCCGTCAGATTGGGATAGCAATGTGCCAAGTGACAAAGTTGTCTGCATGGGCTATTGCTTTTGAGGAAGAAGCTGCAAAGTTGAGCCAAACTGAAGTGCTTCAGGGGCCAGAATTCGGGAAAGTCCTACAATTCTTGGCCAATCTTCGCAAGGACCTAGAGATAATTGGAGTGCTCCAGCATGGAGGGTTTCCAAACTAG